The following coding sequences lie in one Merismopedia glauca CCAP 1448/3 genomic window:
- a CDS encoding pentapeptide repeat-containing protein: MLETRGMDAAELLVSYQTGNRNFKRAKLAGLDLSGYNLADIDLEEANLEGANLAQANLEGSFLYRANLNHANLKETIFSRAEMWEIDLGQANLKEANLYMANLKGAYLWKANLAIANLSEAFLKNVNFVQCDLWRANLREANLSGANLKGASLKAAALERAKYNESTLFPEGFEPDSAGMRFVSDMRLV, from the coding sequence GTGCTAGAGACTAGAGGCATGGATGCGGCAGAATTATTAGTAAGTTATCAAACAGGAAATAGAAATTTCAAAAGAGCTAAATTGGCAGGATTAGACTTGAGTGGTTATAACTTAGCTGATATCGACTTAGAGGAAGCTAATTTAGAAGGAGCAAATCTGGCTCAAGCTAATCTTGAGGGATCGTTTCTTTACCGAGCTAACCTCAATCATGCCAACTTGAAAGAGACGATTTTTAGCCGTGCGGAGATGTGGGAAATCGATCTAGGTCAAGCTAATTTGAAAGAAGCTAACCTATACATGGCAAATCTGAAAGGGGCGTATTTGTGGAAAGCTAATTTAGCTATTGCTAATTTAAGTGAAGCTTTCCTCAAAAATGTGAACTTTGTTCAATGCGATCTGTGGCGAGCGAACTTGAGAGAGGCTAACCTCAGTGGTGCTAACTTAAAAGGTGCTAGCTTGAAAGCCGCAGCTTTAGAAAGAGCCAAATACAACGAAAGTACCCTTTTTCCTGAAGGATTCGAGCCAGATAGTGCTGGGATGCGTTTCGTATCTGATATGCGTTTGGTTTGA
- a CDS encoding COP23 domain-containing protein has product MSRPMLNSTVSQGSSFALAIALLVSSSSAIAESLPLQIAQRDVIVNTDGNSPNPYPDSGSSYPDSGNSVPAANGNTRFACQYVNGDYTVMYYPESRPGEAYPWATPRSMGGGWTAFRRCTSIAERLESYRPEGLLEMRTDVKNGYNIICVTTERTSDCPSRIVLTVPTGQDPIATRDRIFENLSVADSGQSTVGVNTYTGRGGSNVLNDLLGGGKTTNRTRARRSTIDLRAFLDPQDGGTGSGLRNGVKVKGKKTTAQPANNPSNRRLNPGNFR; this is encoded by the coding sequence ATGTCACGACCAATGCTTAATTCTACTGTTAGCCAAGGAAGTAGTTTCGCTCTAGCCATAGCTCTACTCGTTAGTTCAAGTAGTGCGATTGCTGAATCTTTACCACTACAAATCGCTCAAAGGGATGTCATCGTCAATACTGATGGCAATAGCCCTAATCCCTACCCAGACTCCGGTAGTTCTTATCCCGATTCTGGCAATTCGGTTCCTGCTGCTAACGGTAACACAAGGTTTGCCTGTCAGTACGTTAACGGCGATTACACAGTCATGTACTATCCTGAAAGTCGTCCTGGAGAAGCTTATCCTTGGGCAACTCCCAGAAGTATGGGAGGAGGATGGACCGCTTTCCGGCGCTGTACTAGTATTGCCGAACGTCTAGAAAGTTATCGCCCAGAAGGATTGCTGGAAATGCGGACTGATGTTAAAAATGGCTACAACATTATCTGTGTCACTACCGAAAGAACTTCAGATTGCCCTAGCCGAATTGTATTGACTGTTCCTACAGGTCAAGATCCCATCGCAACTCGCGATCGCATTTTTGAAAATCTGAGCGTAGCTGATAGCGGTCAATCTACAGTTGGGGTTAATACTTACACTGGTAGAGGTGGTTCTAATGTCCTCAACGATCTCCTTGGTGGAGGTAAAACGACTAACCGCACTCGCGCCCGTAGATCTACTATCGATTTAAGAGCTTTCTTAGATCCTCAAGATGGCGGTACAGGTTCAGGTTTGAGGAATGGAGTTAAGGTCAAAGGCAAAAAAACAACTGCTCAGCCAGCTAATAACCCAAGCAATCGCCGTTTAAATCCGGGGAATTTCCGCTAA
- the crtR gene encoding beta-carotene hydroxylase → MLEVQPPLTVPREFLGPPSGFNPTLVMFLAALVLVVISTSGYWLWNWPGWFCFSINILALHMAGTIIHDASHNVAHHNKVMNAILGHGSALMLGFAFPVFTRVHMQHHANVNDPENDPDHFVSTGGPLWMIAARFFYHEIFFFKRRLWRKYELLEWFLSRLFVATVIFVAWQHGFSSYIMHFWFCPALVVGLALGLFFDYLPHRPFKERDRWKNARVYASPWLNIMILGQNYHLVHHLWPSIPWYKYQGAYLATKPLLESKNCHLSLGLFEGKDLLHFLYDLFLGIRVHKKECFRSQKSEVRSQK, encoded by the coding sequence ATGTTGGAGGTACAGCCGCCGCTGACCGTTCCTAGAGAATTCCTCGGCCCGCCCAGTGGCTTCAACCCCACGCTAGTCATGTTCTTAGCAGCCTTAGTGTTGGTGGTAATTTCTACTAGTGGTTATTGGCTGTGGAATTGGCCTGGGTGGTTTTGCTTTTCGATCAATATTTTGGCTTTACACATGGCAGGCACGATAATTCACGATGCTTCTCATAATGTAGCTCATCACAACAAAGTGATGAATGCCATTTTAGGACACGGTAGCGCCTTAATGTTAGGTTTTGCCTTTCCAGTGTTTACTAGAGTCCATATGCAGCATCATGCTAATGTGAACGACCCAGAAAACGATCCCGATCATTTTGTATCTACTGGTGGTCCTTTATGGATGATTGCGGCACGATTTTTTTATCATGAAATATTTTTCTTTAAGCGGCGTTTATGGCGAAAATATGAATTATTAGAATGGTTTTTGAGTCGTCTATTTGTTGCTACTGTCATTTTTGTCGCTTGGCAGCATGGCTTTTCTAGCTATATTATGCATTTTTGGTTTTGTCCAGCTTTAGTTGTAGGTCTAGCTTTAGGTCTATTTTTTGACTACTTACCCCATCGCCCCTTTAAAGAGCGCGATCGCTGGAAAAATGCCCGTGTTTATGCTAGCCCTTGGTTAAATATCATGATCTTGGGGCAAAACTACCACTTAGTTCATCATCTGTGGCCATCCATTCCTTGGTACAAGTATCAAGGAGCTTATCTAGCAACTAAACCTCTGTTAGAATCTAAAAATTGTCACTTGTCTCTAGGGTTATTTGAAGGTAAAGACTTACTGCATTTTCTCTATGACTTATTCTTAGGAATTCGAGTTCACAAAAAAGAATGTTTTAGAAGTCAGAAGTCAGAAGTCAGAAGTCAGAAGTAA
- the aroH gene encoding chorismate mutase: MDWKVRAIRGATTASANTYKAIQEAVTELLTELQQRNQIDPDDIISATFTATQDLDAVFPAAIARQCFGWEQVPLLDVQHMHVEGAMPLCIRLLIHINLPLDCAPVKHIYLREAASLREDLNYSEISGSCA; encoded by the coding sequence GTGGATTGGAAAGTTCGAGCGATTCGAGGGGCAACTACCGCCTCAGCGAATACATATAAGGCAATCCAGGAGGCTGTAACCGAATTATTGACTGAATTACAACAGAGAAATCAAATCGATCCAGACGACATCATTAGTGCGACTTTTACTGCCACTCAAGATCTAGATGCTGTGTTTCCGGCGGCTATAGCCCGTCAGTGTTTTGGTTGGGAGCAAGTACCCCTGTTAGACGTACAGCATATGCACGTAGAAGGAGCTATGCCTCTTTGTATCCGTTTATTGATCCATATCAATTTGCCTCTAGATTGCGCTCCCGTGAAGCATATTTACCTGAGAGAAGCTGCATCCCTGAGAGAAGATTTGAATTATTCTGAAATTTCTGGCTCTTGTGCTTAA
- the sppA gene encoding signal peptide peptidase SppA: MIWPFKRKFKKQIARVEISGAIAGATRKQVLEALKTVEEKKFPALLLRIDSPGGTVGDSQEIYEALKRLREKVKIVASFGNISASGGVYIGMGAEKIIANPGTITGSIGVILRSNNIERLLDKVGVSFKVVKSGPYKDILSFDRELTPQEQEILQALIDSTYHQFVSTIAESRNLPIETVKSFADGRIFSGEQALGLGIVDKLGSEEDARRWAAELAGLDPEKTECYNLEERKPLVNRLVQGKIPSNSSLFPGWDWLEFELSSQGLPLWMYKP, from the coding sequence ATGATTTGGCCTTTCAAGCGTAAATTTAAAAAACAAATAGCTAGAGTTGAGATTAGTGGCGCGATCGCCGGAGCGACCCGCAAACAGGTTTTAGAAGCTTTAAAAACCGTCGAAGAAAAGAAATTTCCCGCTTTATTATTGCGAATTGATAGCCCTGGTGGCACGGTGGGAGATTCCCAAGAAATATATGAGGCTCTCAAACGGTTGCGAGAAAAAGTGAAAATAGTCGCTAGTTTTGGCAATATTTCCGCTTCCGGTGGTGTTTATATTGGCATGGGTGCCGAAAAAATCATCGCTAATCCTGGGACAATTACTGGCAGTATCGGTGTGATTTTGCGCTCTAACAACATTGAGCGGCTGTTAGATAAGGTGGGCGTTTCCTTCAAAGTCGTCAAATCTGGACCTTATAAGGACATTTTGTCATTTGATCGGGAATTAACCCCCCAAGAACAAGAAATTCTGCAAGCCTTGATCGATTCTACTTATCATCAGTTTGTCTCTACCATCGCCGAATCTCGAAATTTACCAATAGAAACTGTGAAAAGCTTTGCTGACGGGCGTATTTTCAGTGGCGAGCAAGCTCTTGGTTTAGGTATTGTGGATAAGCTAGGTAGTGAAGAAGATGCTAGACGTTGGGCGGCGGAACTAGCAGGACTCGATCCTGAGAAAACAGAGTGCTATAACTTAGAAGAACGTAAACCTTTGGTTAATAGATTAGTACAAGGCAAAATACCATCTAATTCCAGCCTATTTCCGGGTTGGGATTGGTTAGAATTTGAACTTTCTAGCCAAGGACTACCTTTATGGATGTATAAACCCTAA
- a CDS encoding DMT family transporter — MQLKLSASSFPNLSPWLIAPFFLWGTAMVAMKGAVPNTTPLFMAGFRLLPAGILVLLVANWLKRPQPQSWKAWLGIGFFALVDGTLFQGLLAEGLARTSAGLGSVMIDSQPLAVALLSSWLFGEVIGSWGWLGLGLGVLGISLIGLPDEWVLNLLHLGANSTPVAWSELFAHGEWLMLLSALAMAVGTVTIRMITKYADPIVATGWHMILGGLPLFAMSGVWESNQISYIDVSGWMALVYSAIFGSAIAYGLFFYFAANGNLTSLSSLTFLTPIFAILFGNLFLSEELTTVQWAGVSLTLVSIYLINQRQMIASKWHQVLHWLSLNQSFRSSLASNSRDIDNNFNPVSVQVQESEF; from the coding sequence ATGCAACTCAAGCTTTCTGCATCTTCTTTTCCTAATCTATCACCGTGGTTAATTGCCCCATTTTTCCTCTGGGGAACGGCGATGGTAGCTATGAAAGGGGCGGTTCCCAATACCACGCCCTTATTTATGGCAGGATTTAGGTTGCTACCTGCGGGAATTTTGGTTTTGCTGGTAGCTAACTGGCTCAAACGTCCTCAACCTCAAAGTTGGAAAGCTTGGCTGGGAATCGGCTTTTTTGCCTTAGTAGATGGAACATTATTTCAAGGTCTTTTAGCGGAAGGGTTAGCCAGAACTTCGGCGGGATTGGGTTCTGTGATGATTGACTCTCAACCTCTAGCTGTGGCATTACTTTCTAGTTGGTTATTTGGGGAAGTAATTGGCTCATGGGGATGGTTGGGGCTAGGTTTAGGAGTACTGGGAATTAGTCTGATTGGTTTACCCGATGAATGGGTATTAAATTTGTTACATTTGGGTGCAAATTCAACTCCTGTGGCTTGGTCAGAACTATTTGCTCACGGTGAATGGTTAATGCTACTTTCAGCCTTAGCAATGGCGGTGGGTACGGTAACTATTCGGATGATTACCAAATACGCCGATCCGATTGTGGCAACTGGCTGGCATATGATCTTGGGAGGGTTACCCTTATTTGCCATGTCTGGTGTCTGGGAATCAAACCAGATCTCCTATATAGATGTTTCGGGTTGGATGGCTTTAGTTTATTCCGCTATTTTTGGCAGTGCTATCGCTTACGGTCTATTTTTCTATTTCGCAGCTAATGGTAACTTGACTAGCTTGAGTTCTTTAACTTTCTTGACTCCCATCTTTGCAATTTTGTTTGGTAATCTGTTTTTATCTGAAGAACTTACCACAGTTCAATGGGCAGGAGTAAGTTTAACTTTAGTCAGCATTTATTTAATTAATCAACGTCAAATGATTGCTAGTAAGTGGCATCAAGTTCTTCATTGGCTATCACTCAATCAATCATTTAGAAGCAGTTTAGCCTCAAATTCTAGAGATATAGATAATAACTTTAATCCTGTATCTGTACAAGTTCAAGAGTCTGAGTTTTAA
- a CDS encoding energy transducer TonB, whose product MLFERSPQSQIIPPSLKETSILGHFAGYFGRKSTLLAGLASISIHGLALILLSYISDFETTPSLELPSPIQVVALTPTEQSRIPTLVVPRTSIDTLPAIFYQPVFPIPPKRTQSDSLNLSVSLHPSPSPSPKLATPQPSPAKISDYSLYRKPIFLGKFPVTLSPTSSPPPTSEVETNPEPATTASPMSETPNNTHNWLENPLPQATPLIENDSTQLAFNSSNTSDEAGNTNYQNWATRLEISSTKFQKVFVKGTYPEIACPKKLNGEVGVAVLIDPDKQPNYLEVIKSSGYKVFDEEAITDAMAANFEQSVIGEPYIVIVKYEQDSGNCDVDDTN is encoded by the coding sequence ATGCTATTTGAGCGATCGCCTCAGTCTCAAATCATCCCACCATCACTTAAGGAAACCTCAATTTTGGGACATTTTGCTGGATACTTCGGGCGAAAATCCACTTTGTTGGCGGGTTTGGCTTCCATAAGTATTCACGGCTTAGCACTAATACTACTGTCCTACATATCTGATTTTGAAACCACTCCTAGCCTTGAATTACCTAGTCCAATTCAAGTTGTGGCATTAACCCCAACCGAACAAAGCCGCATACCAACCTTAGTTGTACCCCGCACTTCTATAGATACCCTACCTGCTATTTTCTATCAACCTGTTTTCCCTATTCCCCCAAAACGGACTCAATCAGATTCGTTAAATTTATCAGTCTCACTCCATCCTTCTCCTTCTCCAAGTCCAAAATTAGCTACTCCCCAGCCTTCACCCGCCAAGATTTCAGATTACTCTCTTTATAGAAAGCCAATATTTTTAGGTAAGTTTCCAGTTACGTTATCTCCCACATCTTCACCACCTCCAACATCTGAAGTGGAAACCAACCCAGAACCAGCAACTACCGCCTCTCCGATGTCGGAAACGCCTAATAATACCCATAACTGGCTAGAAAATCCTCTTCCTCAAGCAACTCCACTTATAGAAAATGACTCAACTCAATTAGCCTTCAATTCCAGTAATACTAGTGACGAAGCTGGTAATACTAATTATCAAAATTGGGCAACTAGATTAGAAATATCATCAACCAAATTTCAGAAAGTTTTCGTGAAGGGAACTTATCCAGAAATAGCTTGTCCAAAAAAGCTAAATGGTGAAGTTGGAGTAGCAGTTTTGATCGACCCAGACAAGCAGCCCAACTACCTAGAAGTTATTAAAAGTTCTGGATATAAAGTATTTGATGAAGAGGCAATTACTGATGCTATGGCAGCCAATTTTGAGCAAAGTGTTATAGGTGAGCCTTATATAGTTATAGTCAAGTACGAACAAGATTCAGGTAATTGTGATGTTGATGATACAAACTAA
- a CDS encoding esterase/lipase family protein, whose product MLPTVILPGYLESAIAYLTLEKFLQQQGFPTVTVPLRRRDWLPTVGGRSMIPILRQLDRVVKEMLAKYGTSQINLIGHSAGGWISRIYLGEKPYVIHGDVMEDANLWFAHPYIASLTTLGTPHTSLERWTRKNLDFVNHGYPGAFYANVRYVCVAGKSVFGQRRRGSWLAYSSYKLTCGVGNTWGDGITPINAAHLEGANNLIIEGVKHSPRSPGIWYGSPVVAPEWVQYLL is encoded by the coding sequence GTGTTACCAACTGTTATTTTACCTGGTTATCTCGAAAGTGCGATCGCATACCTAACGTTAGAGAAATTCTTGCAACAGCAGGGTTTTCCCACTGTAACTGTACCTCTACGTCGTCGCGATTGGCTCCCAACTGTCGGGGGGCGATCGATGATTCCGATTTTGCGACAACTAGATCGAGTTGTCAAAGAAATGTTAGCTAAATATGGAACCTCCCAAATTAATTTAATTGGTCATTCGGCGGGAGGTTGGATTTCGCGGATTTACCTGGGAGAAAAGCCCTATGTAATTCACGGTGATGTCATGGAAGATGCCAATTTGTGGTTCGCACATCCCTATATTGCTTCTTTAACCACTCTAGGCACGCCTCATACTAGTCTAGAGCGTTGGACGAGGAAAAACTTAGATTTTGTCAATCACGGCTATCCAGGAGCATTCTATGCCAACGTGCGCTATGTTTGTGTAGCTGGAAAATCAGTTTTCGGGCAAAGACGACGGGGAAGTTGGTTGGCTTACAGCAGCTATAAACTCACCTGCGGGGTGGGAAACACTTGGGGAGATGGAATTACGCCAATTAATGCCGCTCATTTAGAAGGGGCTAACAACTTGATTATAGAAGGAGTCAAACATTCTCCACGCTCTCCAGGAATTTGGTATGGTTCCCCAGTCGTAGCCCCAGAATGGGTTCAATATTTGCTCTAA
- the topA gene encoding type I DNA topoisomerase has product MSKLVIVESPTKARTIRNYLPSEYRVEASMGHVRDLPASAEEIPENVKGEKWAQLGVNVEANFEPLYVIPKDKKKIVKLLQDALKEADELVLATDEDREGESISWHLLQILKPKIPIKRMVFHEITQEAIRKALKDCRQVDEKLVRAQETRRILDRLVGYTLSPLLWKKIARGLSAGRVQSVAVRVLVNRERARLAFKQGSYWDLQALLVHKTQKFGAKLVTVAGVKIATGADFDPDTGQIIAGKKVTLLNEEDAKALQARLIEEIWTVKDIEERAVNRKPSPPFTTSTLQQESNRKLRLSARETMRVAQSLYEQGYITYMRTDSVHLSDQAIEAARSCVMEKYGAEYLSPKPRQYTTKAKGAQEAHEAIRPAGSSFRTPRETGLNGQELSLYDLVWKRTVACQMADSRQTHISVDLEVADAGFRATGKRIDFPGYLRAYVEGSDDPNAAIEDQEVILPPLKAGDHPECEKLEAIPHETQPPARFTEASLVKTLESEGIGRPSTYASIIGTIADRGYAKMQSQALVPTFTAFAVTTLLEKHFPDLVDTSFTAKMEQTLDDISTGEAQWLPYLKKFYSGETGLDTLVKQQESQIDRAQARTIELDHLEPKIRLGSKVPYVESINGDEVLIASIPADWTPADADPERIAELLRQKAEGPVELGKYPESGESVYFFKIGPHGPYVQVGQKTEENPKPKRASIPKTQNLEEVTLDTALNLLSLPRLLGNHPGTGGKIKAAIGPFGPYIVHEQGKGEKDYRSLKASDDIFTITLERALELLAEPKKGRGGKSKTAKEPLRTLGNHPDDEEVIEVHEGRYGPYIKHGKTNVSLPKDTTVEEVTMATALELLATKSTTQKSTGTRTKSTKSTKSKTSTTTRKTTTKKAAKTS; this is encoded by the coding sequence ATGTCCAAGCTCGTTATTGTTGAATCTCCCACTAAAGCTCGTACTATTCGCAACTATCTGCCCTCAGAATATCGAGTTGAAGCATCTATGGGGCACGTACGCGACTTACCTGCATCAGCAGAGGAAATCCCGGAAAATGTGAAGGGAGAAAAGTGGGCGCAGCTAGGAGTGAATGTAGAAGCTAATTTTGAGCCTTTGTATGTCATTCCCAAAGATAAAAAGAAAATCGTCAAACTGCTACAAGATGCTTTAAAAGAAGCCGATGAATTAGTTCTAGCAACTGACGAAGACAGGGAAGGAGAAAGTATCAGTTGGCATCTACTGCAAATACTAAAGCCCAAAATTCCGATCAAACGGATGGTATTTCATGAAATTACTCAAGAAGCAATCCGTAAAGCCCTAAAAGACTGTCGTCAGGTCGATGAAAAGCTAGTACGCGCCCAAGAAACGCGGCGGATACTAGATCGCCTGGTAGGTTACACCCTTTCTCCGTTACTTTGGAAAAAGATCGCTAGGGGGCTTTCCGCCGGAAGAGTGCAGTCAGTCGCCGTTAGGGTGTTGGTGAATCGGGAACGAGCGCGATTGGCGTTTAAACAGGGGAGTTACTGGGATTTACAAGCGCTGTTAGTCCACAAAACCCAGAAATTTGGGGCAAAATTAGTCACCGTCGCTGGTGTCAAAATTGCCACTGGTGCAGATTTCGATCCAGATACAGGTCAAATTATTGCTGGCAAAAAAGTTACCCTGCTCAATGAAGAAGACGCTAAAGCTCTGCAAGCACGCTTAATTGAGGAAATTTGGACGGTTAAAGACATAGAAGAGCGTGCCGTTAACCGCAAGCCTTCCCCTCCGTTTACCACTTCCACCCTACAACAAGAATCCAACCGGAAACTAAGACTTTCCGCTAGAGAAACCATGCGGGTGGCACAAAGCTTGTACGAGCAAGGGTACATTACCTATATGCGTACCGATTCGGTTCATTTATCGGATCAAGCAATAGAAGCAGCGCGCAGTTGCGTGATGGAAAAGTATGGAGCCGAATATCTTAGCCCCAAACCCCGTCAATACACCACCAAAGCCAAAGGCGCTCAGGAAGCTCACGAAGCGATTCGCCCTGCTGGAAGCAGCTTTCGCACCCCCAGGGAAACTGGTTTAAACGGACAAGAACTATCTTTATACGATCTGGTTTGGAAACGCACCGTCGCCTGTCAAATGGCTGACTCCCGCCAAACTCACATCAGCGTCGATTTGGAAGTAGCGGATGCTGGATTCCGCGCCACTGGGAAACGGATTGACTTTCCAGGCTATTTACGGGCTTATGTAGAAGGTTCTGACGATCCTAATGCTGCTATTGAAGACCAAGAAGTGATCTTACCTCCTTTGAAAGCTGGAGATCATCCAGAATGTGAAAAACTAGAGGCGATTCCCCACGAAACCCAGCCTCCCGCCCGTTTTACGGAAGCTTCTTTGGTTAAAACTTTAGAAAGTGAAGGAATCGGTCGTCCTAGTACCTACGCCAGCATTATTGGGACTATAGCCGATCGCGGTTACGCTAAAATGCAAAGTCAGGCTTTAGTTCCTACTTTTACGGCTTTTGCAGTGACTACCTTGTTAGAAAAGCATTTTCCCGATTTAGTTGATACCAGCTTCACCGCCAAAATGGAGCAAACCCTAGATGATATTTCCACAGGTGAGGCGCAATGGCTCCCCTACCTCAAGAAATTCTATTCTGGGGAAACTGGGTTAGATACCTTGGTCAAGCAGCAGGAAAGTCAAATTGACCGCGCTCAAGCCCGCACCATTGAATTGGATCACCTGGAACCTAAAATCCGTTTGGGGAGTAAAGTCCCCTATGTGGAATCAATTAATGGAGATGAAGTATTAATCGCTTCGATTCCGGCTGATTGGACTCCAGCAGATGCAGATCCAGAACGAATAGCTGAATTGTTGCGGCAAAAAGCTGAAGGTCCCGTAGAATTGGGCAAATATCCTGAATCTGGAGAATCAGTTTACTTTTTCAAAATAGGTCCTCACGGCCCTTACGTGCAAGTTGGGCAAAAAACCGAAGAGAATCCCAAACCTAAACGAGCTTCGATTCCTAAAACCCAGAATTTAGAAGAAGTTACTCTAGATACAGCCCTAAATTTACTCTCTCTACCCAGACTTTTGGGCAATCATCCCGGAACTGGAGGGAAGATTAAGGCGGCGATCGGTCCTTTTGGACCTTATATCGTTCACGAACAGGGGAAAGGTGAGAAAGACTATCGATCGCTCAAAGCTAGTGATGATATCTTTACTATCACTCTAGAACGGGCGCTAGAATTATTAGCAGAACCGAAAAAAGGTCGTGGTGGTAAAAGTAAAACTGCGAAAGAACCTTTACGAACCCTGGGGAATCACCCTGATGATGAAGAAGTGATAGAGGTTCACGAAGGTCGCTATGGTCCATACATTAAGCATGGTAAAACCAATGTATCTTTGCCGAAAGATACAACTGTAGAAGAAGTAACTATGGCTACGGCTTTGGAATTACTAGCTACCAAGTCAACTACTCAAAAGTCTACTGGTACTCGAACTAAATCAACCAAATCAACCAAGTCTAAAACTTCGACCACAACTCGGAAGACAACCACTAAAAAAGCCGCAAAAACCTCTTGA
- the carA gene encoding glutamine-hydrolyzing carbamoyl-phosphate synthase small subunit, whose amino-acid sequence MPLLDRQPALLALADGSYYQGWSFGASGTAIGEVVFNTGMTGYQEVLTDPSYKGQIIIFTYPELGNTGVNLEDEEANGPQIQGVIARNICTTPSNWRSTQSLPDYLQQHQIPSIYGIDTRALTRKIRSVGAMNGGISTEILDPEELLAHVQSAPSMQGLNLVKEVTTRETYEWSESTNPDWEFGIDAAPNTPLTVVALDFGVKRNILRRLSSYGCKVIVVPADTPASEILKYNPDGIFLSNGPGDPAEVTEGIATTKELVATKTPIFGICMGHQILGLSLGARTFKLKFGHRGLNQPAGLKQQVEITSQNHGFAIAPDSLSENIEITHLNLNDQTIAGLKHKSLPCFSVQYHPEASPGPHDADYLFAKFVKAMKAHRQSNS is encoded by the coding sequence ATGCCTCTTTTAGATCGTCAACCAGCATTGTTAGCTCTAGCAGATGGCAGTTATTATCAAGGCTGGTCTTTTGGTGCTTCTGGTACAGCTATTGGTGAAGTCGTCTTTAACACAGGAATGACGGGTTACCAGGAAGTCCTCACAGATCCCAGTTATAAAGGTCAAATTATCATCTTTACCTATCCTGAATTGGGAAATACAGGGGTTAATCTTGAAGATGAAGAAGCTAATGGTCCTCAAATTCAAGGAGTGATCGCCCGCAATATTTGTACCACTCCTAGTAATTGGCGCTCTACCCAATCCTTACCAGATTATCTTCAGCAACACCAAATTCCTAGTATATATGGGATAGATACGAGAGCCTTAACCCGCAAAATTCGCTCTGTAGGAGCCATGAACGGGGGCATTTCGACAGAAATATTAGATCCAGAAGAGTTACTCGCCCACGTCCAATCTGCGCCGAGTATGCAAGGATTGAATCTGGTCAAAGAAGTCACTACCAGAGAAACTTATGAATGGTCTGAATCCACTAATCCAGATTGGGAATTTGGGATAGATGCAGCACCAAATACACCTTTAACCGTAGTTGCCCTTGATTTTGGGGTAAAACGCAATATTCTGCGACGATTGAGCAGTTACGGTTGTAAAGTAATAGTTGTTCCGGCTGATACCCCAGCATCTGAAATTTTGAAATATAACCCCGATGGGATTTTCCTCTCCAATGGTCCAGGAGATCCAGCCGAAGTCACTGAAGGAATCGCCACCACCAAAGAACTAGTCGCCACCAAAACCCCCATTTTTGGGATCTGTATGGGACATCAAATTTTAGGATTATCTTTGGGTGCGAGAACATTTAAGCTCAAATTTGGTCATCGCGGCTTGAATCAACCAGCCGGATTAAAACAGCAAGTTGAGATTACTAGCCAAAATCACGGTTTTGCGATCGCCCCTGATAGCTTGAGTGAAAACATAGAAATCACTCACTTGAACCTCAACGATCAAACTATAGCTGGATTAAAGCATAAATCTTTACCCTGCTTCTCAGTTCAATATCATCCTGAAGCCAGTCCTGGTCCTCATGATGCTGATTATCTGTTTGCTAAATTTGTCAAAGCGATGAAAGCACATCGCCAGAGTAATTCTTAG
- a CDS encoding DUF3124 domain-containing protein codes for MAIQPVAITTVMCLILLTACDTTRGNLSSQNPNSPPPVEPLTRIARDGGGVSITSNQIVISKGQTILVPVYSHIYHGDKQEQFLLSVTLSIRNTSLTDPIIIRSARYYNSAGKLIKQHSQGNLQLAPLATTEFFIPQQDSSGGSGANFIVEWVAEQKSVTEPIVEAVMISTSFQQGVSFTTSGRVIKELKP; via the coding sequence GTGGCGATCCAGCCAGTAGCAATTACAACCGTCATGTGTCTCATCCTCTTAACTGCGTGTGATACGACAAGGGGTAACCTATCATCTCAGAACCCTAATTCGCCACCTCCAGTTGAACCATTGACTCGAATTGCTAGAGATGGTGGAGGTGTATCAATTACATCTAACCAAATTGTCATCAGCAAAGGACAAACTATTTTAGTTCCAGTTTACTCGCATATCTATCATGGCGATAAACAGGAGCAATTTTTGCTTAGTGTCACCTTGAGCATTCGCAACACCAGCTTAACTGACCCGATTATAATTCGCTCTGCTCGCTACTACAACTCAGCCGGAAAATTAATTAAACAGCACTCACAGGGTAATTTGCAGCTTGCTCCACTAGCAACCACAGAATTTTTTATCCCTCAACAAGATTCTAGTGGAGGTTCAGGAGCAAATTTTATTGTGGAGTGGGTAGCAGAGCAAAAAAGTGTGACAGAGCCAATTGTAGAAGCAGTGATGATTAGTACCAGTTTCCAGCAAGGAGTATCATTTACCACCTCTGGTCGGGTGATTAAAGAACTGAAACCTTGA